A region from the Ralstonia pickettii genome encodes:
- a CDS encoding LysR substrate-binding domain-containing protein, with amino-acid sequence MRFDLTDLRLFLHTAEAGSITAGAERAHLTLASASARIRGMEDTLGVPLLTRNRRGVETTAAGRTLVHHARVVLQQMDRMRGELGEYARGLKGYVRLLSNTAAMTEFLPETLSAFLAAHPEVDIDLEELVSHEIVEAIAQGRADIGIVNDAVDLSGLETFPFRHDRLVLVTARDHPLAERRELAFVETLQEDFVGLTGDNALQAYLAGHAARAGHRLKYRVRLRSFDAVCRMVERNVGVGVIPEHAAIRLQRSMGIRRVRLTDAWATRLLRICVRYFDDLPVFARQLIEHLREA; translated from the coding sequence GAAGCCGGCAGCATCACGGCGGGCGCCGAACGCGCGCACCTCACATTGGCATCGGCCAGCGCCCGCATCCGCGGGATGGAAGACACGCTTGGCGTGCCCCTGCTCACGCGCAACCGGCGCGGCGTGGAAACGACCGCTGCGGGCCGCACGCTCGTCCACCATGCGCGCGTTGTCCTGCAACAGATGGACCGCATGCGCGGTGAGCTGGGTGAGTACGCGCGTGGCCTCAAGGGCTACGTGCGGCTGCTTTCCAACACGGCGGCGATGACCGAGTTCCTGCCGGAAACGCTCAGCGCTTTTCTGGCCGCACACCCTGAAGTCGATATCGACCTGGAAGAGCTGGTGAGCCACGAGATTGTCGAAGCGATTGCGCAGGGGCGCGCCGACATCGGCATCGTCAACGACGCGGTCGATCTGTCGGGGCTGGAAACCTTTCCGTTCCGCCACGATCGGCTGGTGCTGGTGACCGCGCGCGACCACCCGTTGGCGGAGCGCCGCGAACTGGCCTTCGTTGAAACGTTGCAGGAAGATTTTGTCGGCCTGACAGGCGACAACGCATTGCAGGCGTATCTGGCGGGGCACGCCGCACGCGCCGGCCACCGGCTCAAATATCGCGTGCGCCTGCGCAGTTTCGACGCGGTATGCCGCATGGTGGAACGCAACGTGGGCGTGGGCGTCATTCCAGAGCATGCGGCGATCCGTCTGCAACGCTCCATGGGCATCCGCCGTGTGCGCCTGACCGACGCCTGGGCGACGCGCCTGCTGCGCATCTGCGTGCGCTATTTCGATGACCTGCCTGTCTTTGCGCGCCAGTTGATCGAGCATTTGCGCGAGGCCTGA
- a CDS encoding AMP-binding protein — protein MTSLDAFLRCRDFLLAHREDYDTAVRDFAWPQLDRFNWALDYFDAMARGNDAIALWVVDDQGNETRLSFAQMAERSARVANHFRALGVQRGDRILLMLGNVPGLWDVMLASIKIGAVIIPATTLLTAEDLRERIAMGEVSHVVVGAADCAKLDAVSGTFTRIAIGTDKAPAGWHRFEDAYDAPAEFTPDAPTEASDPLLLYFTSGTTSKPKLVMHTHASYPVGHLSTLYWIGLRPGDVHWNISSPGWAKHAWSCFFAPWNAGATVFIYNYARFEPKAVLDVLCRAKVTTLCAPPTVWRMLIQEDLAAWKPALRELVGAGEPLNPEVIERVRAAWGITIRDGYGQTETTCQIGNSPGQPVKAGSMGRPLPGYRITLRDPDGHEAEEGEICIELDSRPTGLMEGYAGNADKTAEAMRGGVYHTSDIAARDASGYLTYVGRADDVFKASDYRVSPFELESVLIEHPAIAEAAVVPSPDPLRLAVPKAFLVLRAGHEAGPELAREILRFCRSRLASYKRVRRIEFADLPKTISGKIRRVELRMREAARSEHTAGVRNLQEYWEEDFPAD, from the coding sequence ATGACATCGCTGGACGCTTTCCTGCGGTGCCGCGACTTTCTGCTCGCGCACCGTGAGGATTACGACACCGCTGTGCGCGATTTTGCATGGCCCCAATTGGACCGCTTCAACTGGGCGCTGGATTATTTCGACGCCATGGCGCGTGGCAACGACGCCATCGCGCTCTGGGTCGTCGACGATCAGGGCAACGAGACGCGGCTGTCGTTCGCGCAGATGGCCGAGCGGTCGGCGCGCGTGGCCAACCATTTTCGGGCGCTTGGTGTGCAGCGTGGGGATCGCATCCTGCTTATGCTCGGCAACGTGCCCGGGCTGTGGGATGTAATGCTCGCCAGCATCAAGATCGGCGCGGTCATCATCCCGGCCACCACGCTGCTCACCGCCGAAGACCTGCGTGAACGCATCGCCATGGGCGAGGTGAGCCACGTGGTGGTGGGCGCGGCGGACTGCGCCAAGCTCGACGCTGTATCGGGCACCTTCACGCGCATTGCGATCGGTACGGACAAGGCGCCGGCGGGCTGGCACCGCTTTGAAGACGCCTACGATGCCCCAGCCGAGTTCACGCCTGACGCACCCACGGAGGCTAGCGATCCGTTGCTGCTGTACTTCACGTCCGGTACCACGTCCAAACCCAAACTCGTGATGCACACGCATGCGAGCTATCCGGTCGGGCATCTGTCCACCCTGTACTGGATCGGCCTGCGCCCGGGGGATGTGCACTGGAACATCAGCTCGCCCGGCTGGGCCAAGCACGCGTGGAGCTGCTTCTTCGCGCCGTGGAATGCCGGCGCCACCGTCTTCATCTACAACTACGCGCGCTTCGAGCCTAAAGCAGTGCTGGATGTGCTCTGCCGGGCCAAGGTGACGACGCTGTGCGCACCGCCCACGGTGTGGCGCATGTTGATCCAGGAAGACTTGGCCGCGTGGAAGCCCGCCCTGCGCGAACTCGTGGGCGCGGGCGAGCCGCTCAACCCCGAGGTGATCGAACGGGTGCGCGCGGCGTGGGGCATCACCATTCGCGACGGCTACGGCCAGACCGAAACCACCTGCCAGATCGGCAACAGCCCGGGGCAGCCCGTCAAGGCAGGCTCGATGGGTCGGCCGCTGCCCGGATACCGCATCACGCTGCGCGACCCCGACGGCCACGAAGCCGAAGAGGGCGAGATCTGCATCGAATTGGATTCACGGCCGACCGGCCTGATGGAAGGCTACGCCGGCAACGCCGACAAAACCGCCGAAGCCATGCGCGGCGGCGTGTATCACACCTCCGACATTGCGGCGCGCGATGCGAGCGGCTACCTGACCTACGTCGGCCGCGCCGACGACGTATTCAAGGCATCGGATTACCGTGTCAGCCCATTTGAGCTTGAGAGCGTGCTGATCGAGCACCCGGCCATCGCAGAGGCCGCCGTTGTGCCGAGCCCCGACCCGTTGCGCCTGGCCGTGCCGAAAGCATTCCTCGTCCTGCGGGCGGGGCATGAGGCCGGCCCGGAACTGGCGCGCGAGATCCTCCGGTTTTGCCGCAGCCGATTGGCTTCCTACAAACGCGTGCGCCGCATCGAATTTGCCGACCTGCCCAAAACCATCTCGGGCAAGATCCGGCGCGTCGAACTGCGCATGCGTGAAGCCGCGCGCAGCGAGCACACCGCGGGCGTACGCAACCTGCAGGAATATTGGGAAGAGGATTTTCCTGCCGACTGA
- a CDS encoding DUF1488 family protein, translating into MNISFTGKTFRSVGDLFFQAIVDGKVVSCFVTSEALSLCDCAHQKISAEEVYRNYRDWIELAASDLIRAGSLAPVIVRGRDLAASRASLPHGGVPAYDLDRVRQLRLVPRSSR; encoded by the coding sequence ATGAACATTTCTTTCACCGGCAAGACTTTCAGGTCCGTAGGCGACCTGTTCTTCCAAGCCATCGTCGACGGCAAGGTCGTGAGCTGTTTCGTCACGTCCGAAGCGCTGTCGCTCTGCGATTGCGCTCATCAGAAGATTTCGGCCGAAGAGGTCTATCGAAATTACCGCGACTGGATAGAGTTGGCTGCGTCGGACTTGATCCGAGCAGGCTCGCTCGCGCCGGTCATCGTGCGCGGCCGCGACCTCGCGGCCTCGCGGGCATCGCTGCCGCACGGCGGCGTCCCCGCCTACGATCTGGATCGCGTGCGCCAACTGCGCCTGGTCCCGCGCTCGTCGCGCTGA
- a CDS encoding S10 family peptidase yields MRGCIGTRARSTTSSRATTAPLPPRPAGTPALAWAAPRATRSPTFFSSEARMTTTDQPFFDPTAYGNGPDDSVTDTSEGMAITHHAVRIGGRDIAYTAHAGHLVTVDPSSSQPVAKMFHVAFVANAPEGGAQARPVTFFYNGGPGSSAVFVLLGSFAPRRIVTSMPSFTPPAPYRMEDNPDSLLDRSDLVFINPVGTGYSTAIAPKRNLDFWGVDQDARSIAQFIKRWLTANDRWNSPKFLFGESYGTARSCVLSYLLHEDGVDLNGITLQSSILDYTQAGNPVGLLPTCAADAWFHKRATAPKGGPLPTDVGDFAEAAAVFASTEYEKALAEPAHADPVVLKTLSALTGIDAATLQGWRLDVAASDGAGTSLFLTTLLADKGLSLGAYDGRVTGIHTGIAASVNPNSGGNDPTMTAVSGVYTAMWNTYLNADLKFTSNSAFTDLNDQAFRHWDFRHTDPTGAQKGLDANGNVALYTAGDLAATMSLNVDLKVFSANGYYDFVTPFYQTMLDLKAMPLLDADVRKNLSAGFYPSGHMVYLDGGSRTALKADLARLYDAATTDHQAVARIRMLQARKA; encoded by the coding sequence ATGCGCGGCTGTATCGGAACCCGGGCGCGTTCAACGACATCAAGCAGGGCAACAACGGCACCTTTGCCGCCGCGCCCGGCTGGGACGCCTGCACTGGCCTGGGCAGCCCCAAGGGCGACGCGATCGCCAACCTTTTTTAGCAGCGAGGCACGCATGACCACCACCGACCAGCCGTTCTTCGACCCGACCGCTTACGGCAACGGCCCCGACGACAGCGTGACCGACACCAGCGAGGGCATGGCGATCACGCACCACGCCGTGCGCATCGGCGGACGCGACATCGCTTACACCGCGCATGCCGGCCACCTCGTTACGGTCGACCCGAGCAGTTCGCAGCCGGTGGCGAAGATGTTCCATGTGGCCTTTGTGGCCAATGCCCCGGAAGGCGGCGCGCAGGCGCGGCCGGTCACGTTCTTCTATAACGGCGGACCGGGGTCTTCGGCGGTGTTCGTGCTGCTCGGGTCGTTTGCGCCGCGCCGCATCGTGACGTCGATGCCGTCGTTCACGCCGCCTGCGCCGTATCGCATGGAAGACAACCCCGACAGCCTGCTCGATCGCTCGGACCTTGTCTTCATCAACCCTGTGGGCACCGGCTATTCGACAGCCATCGCGCCCAAGCGCAACCTCGATTTCTGGGGCGTTGACCAGGACGCGCGCAGCATCGCGCAGTTCATCAAGCGCTGGCTGACCGCCAATGATCGATGGAATTCGCCCAAGTTTCTGTTTGGCGAGTCTTACGGCACGGCGCGTTCCTGCGTGCTCTCGTACCTGCTGCACGAGGACGGGGTCGACCTGAACGGCATCACGCTGCAGTCTTCCATCCTCGACTACACACAGGCAGGCAATCCGGTCGGGCTTTTACCGACGTGCGCGGCAGATGCGTGGTTCCACAAGCGCGCAACTGCCCCCAAAGGCGGACCGCTGCCCACAGACGTGGGCGACTTTGCGGAAGCCGCCGCCGTCTTTGCCAGCACCGAATACGAAAAGGCGCTCGCCGAACCCGCGCATGCCGATCCGGTCGTGCTCAAGACGTTGTCTGCCCTCACTGGCATCGATGCGGCGACGTTGCAGGGCTGGCGGCTCGATGTGGCAGCGTCCGACGGCGCGGGCACGTCGTTGTTCCTGACCACGCTGCTGGCTGACAAGGGCTTGTCGCTGGGTGCGTACGACGGTCGCGTCACTGGTATTCACACCGGCATTGCGGCCAGCGTGAATCCAAACTCCGGCGGCAATGATCCGACCATGACGGCGGTGTCCGGCGTCTACACCGCCATGTGGAACACCTACCTGAACGCCGATTTGAAGTTCACGTCCAACTCGGCCTTCACGGATTTGAACGACCAAGCCTTCCGCCACTGGGATTTCCGCCACACCGATCCGACCGGCGCGCAGAAAGGGCTCGATGCCAATGGCAATGTCGCGCTGTACACGGCGGGCGACCTGGCCGCCACGATGAGCCTGAACGTGGATCTGAAAGTGTTCTCCGCCAACGGCTACTACGACTTCGTCACGCCGTTCTACCAGACCATGCTCGACCTGAAGGCGATGCCCTTGCTCGATGCCGATGTACGCAAGAACCTGTCGGCGGGGTTCTACCCATCGGGGCACATGGTGTATTTGGATGGCGGCTCACGCACGGCATTGAAGGCCGACCTCGCGCGCCTGTATGACGCCGCCACGACCGACCACCAGGCCGTTGCGCGCATTCGCATGCTGCAGGCGCGCAAGGCGTGA
- a CDS encoding FMN-dependent NADH-azoreductase, with the protein MQVLHIDSSILGDASASRLLSAAIVDALRRENPSATVVHRDLSVEAIPHLDGAIAAGFRATGADDFDDATRAEHARSETLVNELLASDVIVVGAPMYNFSVPSQLKAWIDRVAQAGRTFKYSENGPVGLAGGKKVIVASTRGGMYSAGPAAAMDFQEAYLKTVFGFFGITDVQFVRAERLAMGPDARTQALEAAHAAMRDVVSQAVAA; encoded by the coding sequence ATGCAAGTCCTTCACATTGATTCCAGCATCCTCGGTGACGCCTCGGCCTCGCGCTTGTTGAGCGCCGCCATTGTTGACGCGCTGCGCCGCGAAAACCCGAGCGCCACCGTCGTCCACCGCGACCTGTCGGTCGAAGCCATTCCTCACCTGGACGGCGCCATTGCTGCCGGCTTCCGCGCCACGGGCGCCGACGATTTTGACGACGCGACCCGCGCCGAGCATGCCCGCTCGGAAACGCTCGTGAACGAGCTGCTCGCCAGCGACGTGATCGTGGTTGGCGCGCCGATGTACAACTTCTCGGTGCCGAGCCAGCTCAAGGCGTGGATCGACCGCGTGGCGCAAGCCGGCCGCACGTTCAAGTACTCGGAAAACGGCCCGGTCGGCCTGGCCGGTGGCAAGAAGGTGATCGTTGCATCGACGCGCGGCGGCATGTACTCCGCCGGCCCGGCCGCCGCGATGGATTTCCAGGAGGCGTATCTGAAGACCGTGTTCGGCTTCTTCGGTATCACCGATGTGCAGTTCGTGCGCGCAGAACGCCTGGCGATGGGCCCGGACGCTCGCACGCAAGCCTTGGAAGCAGCACACGCCGCCATGCGCGACGTTGTGAGCCAGGCCGTGGCAGCCTGA
- a CDS encoding LysR family transcriptional regulator, which produces MEDLNDLVLFASVVTHGSFSGAARALGIPKSRVSRRVADLETRLGVRLLQRSTRAVHVTDVGSAFFTHCESMTQAARAAFEVAEHAGEKPSGRLRVSCPVGVAHVFIAPVLSKFLRAQPDVRLELDVTNRRVDVIGDGYDVALRVRSTLDDSNLVVRSFGVSDQVLVASPSFVAEHGPFETPESMRGAIGVGVDGAAGERTRWRLTAPDGGAVDIEYTPALVTDDLYLMGQTALAGIGVAQLPFNLCAEPVRDGRLVVLLPEYRLPVHQFHAVFPSRRGLVPAVRAFIEFLAEELPGMTANVSRCYEDIVRQPDR; this is translated from the coding sequence ATGGAAGACCTGAACGACCTCGTCCTGTTTGCCAGCGTGGTGACGCACGGCAGTTTTTCCGGCGCCGCGCGGGCGCTGGGGATTCCGAAATCGCGCGTGAGCCGCCGCGTGGCCGACCTCGAAACCCGCCTGGGGGTTCGGCTGCTGCAGCGCTCAACGCGGGCGGTGCATGTGACGGACGTGGGCTCGGCGTTCTTTACCCATTGCGAATCGATGACGCAGGCGGCCCGCGCTGCTTTCGAAGTGGCCGAGCACGCAGGCGAGAAACCTTCCGGGCGACTGCGCGTGAGCTGTCCGGTGGGCGTGGCGCATGTGTTCATCGCGCCCGTGCTGTCGAAATTCCTGCGCGCGCAGCCCGATGTGCGCCTGGAGCTGGACGTGACAAACCGCCGTGTCGACGTGATCGGCGACGGCTACGACGTGGCGCTGCGCGTGCGCTCGACGCTGGACGATTCCAACCTCGTCGTGCGCAGTTTTGGCGTGAGCGACCAGGTGCTCGTCGCCAGCCCGTCATTTGTGGCCGAGCATGGTCCGTTCGAGACGCCGGAATCGATGCGCGGCGCGATCGGGGTGGGCGTTGACGGTGCGGCCGGGGAGCGCACCCGCTGGCGCCTGACCGCCCCTGACGGCGGCGCGGTCGACATCGAATACACCCCCGCGCTGGTGACGGACGACCTGTATCTGATGGGGCAGACGGCGCTGGCCGGGATTGGCGTTGCACAACTGCCGTTCAACCTGTGCGCCGAGCCCGTTCGTGATGGCCGGCTGGTCGTGCTGCTGCCGGAATACCGGTTGCCGGTGCACCAGTTTCACGCGGTGTTCCCGTCACGCCGGGGGCTCGTGCCGGCCGTGCGCGCGTTCATCGAATTCCTTGCGGAAGAGTTGCCCGGCATGACGGCAAACGTCAGCCGTTGCTATGAGGACATCGTCCGGCAGCCCGATCGTTGA
- a CDS encoding MDR family MFS transporter, with amino-acid sequence MSSRPSIEPPKPDTPTAPIASASSPLDALPVPEIPVMAVMGGLMLAILLGALEQTIVAVALPVIAGEFNGFALMAWLVSAYLVASTVVTPIYGKLSDLYGRRAMLTTAIVLFVLASVACALATSMPMLLVARVLQGLGGGGLISISQATIADVVPLRERGRYQGYVSGMWAMASLAGPVIGGYLTHYLSWRWIFWINLPLGIVALLVVRRTLRHLPVAHQRRPIDVLGVVLFAAGLTALLLMITRVGQGTSLTQPDNLGLLAGAVVLLGAFVWQENRAVEPIIPLSMFRVRTVTICCLALFLCFFQLIATSVLMPLRFQMVAGASPDAAALRLVPLTLSIPLGAFIAGRWMTHSGRYKPLMLIGASVVPFAVASLGLLDPHSVLALTLAMIVLGLAIGVQFPTGLVATQNAVSPQTVGLATALTAFSRLLGGAVGVAVLTSVLIALMRQAAPGAQVAAGGDVLMDLFHAALASNGADAQALQRAGESAFRHLFFFAAAVSVISPLLIVRLEEKVLRGKVSLAEAIE; translated from the coding sequence ATGTCCTCCCGCCCCAGCATCGAACCGCCCAAGCCAGATACGCCTACTGCGCCCATTGCGTCGGCATCCAGCCCGCTGGATGCGCTGCCCGTGCCTGAAATTCCGGTGATGGCGGTGATGGGCGGGCTGATGCTTGCCATCTTGCTGGGCGCGCTGGAGCAAACCATCGTTGCGGTGGCCTTGCCCGTGATTGCGGGCGAATTCAACGGCTTTGCGCTGATGGCGTGGCTGGTGTCGGCGTATCTGGTGGCGTCTACGGTGGTGACGCCCATCTACGGCAAATTGAGTGACCTCTACGGCCGCCGCGCCATGCTGACGACCGCCATCGTCCTGTTCGTGCTGGCCTCGGTGGCGTGTGCGTTGGCGACCAGCATGCCGATGCTGCTCGTTGCGCGTGTTCTGCAGGGGCTGGGCGGCGGCGGTCTCATCTCGATATCGCAGGCCACGATTGCCGATGTGGTGCCGCTGCGCGAGCGTGGCCGCTACCAGGGGTACGTGAGCGGCATGTGGGCCATGGCCAGCCTCGCCGGTCCGGTGATCGGCGGTTACCTGACGCATTACCTGTCATGGCGCTGGATTTTCTGGATCAACCTGCCGCTGGGCATTGTCGCGCTGCTGGTCGTGCGCCGCACGCTTCGGCATCTGCCGGTGGCGCATCAGCGTCGCCCGATTGACGTGCTGGGCGTGGTGCTGTTTGCGGCGGGGTTGACCGCCCTGTTGCTGATGATTACCCGGGTGGGGCAGGGCACGTCGCTCACGCAGCCCGACAATCTCGGCCTTCTGGCGGGGGCGGTGGTGTTGCTGGGCGCCTTTGTCTGGCAAGAGAATCGTGCTGTGGAGCCGATCATTCCGCTGTCGATGTTCCGTGTGCGCACGGTCACGATCTGCTGCCTGGCGCTGTTCCTCTGCTTCTTCCAGTTGATTGCCACGTCGGTGCTGATGCCGCTGCGCTTCCAGATGGTGGCAGGGGCCAGCCCCGATGCCGCCGCGCTGCGCCTGGTGCCGCTCACGCTGTCGATTCCGCTTGGCGCCTTCATCGCCGGCCGGTGGATGACGCACAGCGGCCGCTACAAGCCGTTGATGCTGATTGGCGCAAGCGTGGTGCCGTTTGCCGTCGCATCGCTGGGTTTGCTGGACCCGCACAGCGTACTGGCGCTGACCCTTGCGATGATCGTGCTGGGGCTGGCGATTGGCGTGCAGTTCCCGACGGGCCTGGTCGCCACGCAAAACGCGGTGTCGCCGCAGACGGTGGGGCTGGCCACCGCGCTGACCGCCTTCTCGCGTCTGCTGGGTGGCGCGGTGGGCGTGGCGGTGCTGACCTCCGTGCTGATTGCGCTGATGCGTCAGGCTGCGCCCGGCGCCCAGGTGGCGGCCGGCGGCGACGTGCTGATGGATCTCTTCCACGCAGCCCTGGCAAGCAACGGCGCCGATGCCCAGGCCTTGCAACGCGCGGGCGAGAGCGCGTTCCGGCATCTTTTCTTCTTTGCCGCTGCGGTGTCGGTCATTTCGCCCCTGCTGATCGTACGGCTGGAAGAGAAAGTGCTGCGCGGCAAGGTGTCGCTGGCCGAAGCCATCGAATAA
- a CDS encoding oxygenase MpaB family protein, which translates to MPSPLVAIRERIANQVRGLTRATGSLTLDIASPPGDPGLFGPDAVCWKVHADFPAMMAGGISALLLQALHPRALAGVWDHSNFREDLQGRLGRTAQFVAGTTYGSRHDALALIERVKTIHDRVQGIAPDGRPYSANDPDLLTWVHVAEMSSFLAGYLRYVDGTLSTAQQDRYFEETALVAEMLGARDVPKSRGAVHTYLNAMRAELVASDRTRTVVEVLMTWQAPRPGLRPAVRLFLDAGIQLLPPWAIRMLDLKRPPLQAAFASAAMRTVAPTLRWALYEGSVARRARRRALAPVAS; encoded by the coding sequence ATGCCCTCGCCCCTCGTCGCCATTCGCGAACGCATCGCCAACCAGGTCCGCGGCCTGACGCGCGCCACCGGCAGCCTGACCCTCGACATTGCCTCGCCGCCGGGCGACCCCGGCCTGTTCGGCCCCGACGCGGTCTGCTGGAAGGTGCATGCCGATTTTCCGGCGATGATGGCTGGCGGGATCAGCGCGCTGTTGTTGCAGGCGCTGCACCCGCGCGCGCTGGCCGGCGTGTGGGACCATTCGAACTTTCGCGAAGACCTGCAGGGACGCCTCGGCCGCACCGCGCAGTTCGTAGCCGGCACCACGTACGGCAGCCGGCATGACGCGCTGGCGCTGATCGAGCGCGTGAAGACCATCCACGACCGCGTGCAAGGCATCGCGCCAGATGGCCGCCCGTATTCAGCAAACGACCCGGATCTGCTTACCTGGGTGCATGTCGCAGAGATGTCGAGCTTCCTGGCAGGCTATCTGCGCTACGTGGATGGCACCCTGAGCACCGCCCAGCAGGATCGCTACTTTGAAGAGACCGCGCTGGTGGCCGAGATGCTCGGCGCGCGGGACGTGCCGAAATCGCGGGGGGCCGTGCATACTTATTTGAATGCGATGCGCGCCGAGCTGGTGGCCAGCGATCGCACGCGCACGGTCGTGGAAGTATTGATGACGTGGCAGGCGCCGCGCCCGGGCTTGCGCCCTGCGGTACGCCTCTTCCTGGACGCTGGCATCCAGTTGCTGCCGCCGTGGGCAATACGAATGCTCGATCTCAAGCGGCCGCCGCTGCAGGCGGCCTTTGCATCGGCAGCCATGCGCACGGTGGCACCCACGCTGCGCTGGGCGCTGTACGAAGGCAGCGTGGCCCGCCGTGCTCGTCGGCGCGCGCTGGCGCCTGTCGCCAGCTAG
- a CDS encoding PGDYG domain-containing protein, whose amino-acid sequence MPALQHVDLRTDPAARPFVKDETVHVDFAAEAGELMSLEGPNRYAPGDALITGSTGDRWVVSRERFDAKYVPADASLAQGQSGAYRNRPSVVLAKQMHEAFSMARSEAGDVLHGQAGDWVLQYAPGDYGVVQAQRFAKVYRPA is encoded by the coding sequence ATGCCTGCCCTGCAACACGTCGACCTGCGCACCGACCCCGCCGCCCGCCCTTTTGTGAAAGACGAGACCGTCCACGTCGACTTTGCCGCAGAAGCCGGCGAGCTGATGAGCCTGGAAGGCCCCAACCGCTACGCCCCCGGCGATGCGCTGATCACCGGTTCCACCGGAGACCGCTGGGTCGTTTCGCGCGAGCGTTTCGATGCAAAGTACGTCCCCGCGGATGCATCGCTCGCGCAGGGTCAGTCCGGCGCTTACCGCAACCGCCCCAGCGTGGTGCTGGCCAAGCAGATGCACGAAGCGTTCTCAATGGCGCGGTCCGAAGCCGGTGACGTTCTGCACGGCCAGGCCGGCGACTGGGTGCTCCAATACGCCCCCGGCGACTACGGCGTCGTGCAGGCGCAGCGCTTCGCCAAGGTCTACCGCCCGGCCTGA
- a CDS encoding dipeptidase, whose translation MLIDWSFIATREADALHDTIVDMEGWAMPLDAAAESADYFLLSADAPCCGGCVSRNPAASIEVLAAQPIRVSDVTRVRGRLVRLQDDPAGWRYQLVDAALAPGQPAAGSPRVSRRVFLAAGAAMGLAACAPGRFANYTDAPSDTSSRWTPPPGALTIDMHTHAGRVIVSRDPQIGANRLFLPVAEPMRAGGMNVICLAIVTDTTAVHVGAGGNRFEAYRTPDPGELYQLGMTEFARAQRLIEREQLHVVTDAASLAAMGTHGPSVIIASEGADFLEGRIERVDEAYTQHRLRHLQLTHYRVNELGDIQTEPPVHGGLTDFGADVVRRCNALGIVVDVAHGTYDLVKRAAATTTKPLVLSHTALSRSPRPRSRLISADHARAVADTGGVIGVWPNAADFPNLDAMAMGVKRMADVVGVAHVGLGTDMLGFIRPPVFTSYAQLPALASALLKAGFTVEEVGQILGANYRRVFEATMA comes from the coding sequence ATGCTCATCGATTGGTCCTTCATCGCCACGCGCGAGGCTGACGCGCTGCACGACACGATCGTCGACATGGAAGGTTGGGCGATGCCGCTGGACGCCGCGGCGGAGTCTGCCGACTACTTCCTGCTGAGCGCCGATGCGCCGTGCTGCGGCGGTTGCGTGTCGCGCAACCCCGCCGCCAGCATCGAAGTCCTTGCAGCGCAGCCGATACGGGTGAGTGATGTGACGCGCGTCCGCGGCCGGCTGGTGCGCTTGCAGGACGACCCCGCAGGCTGGCGCTATCAATTGGTGGATGCAGCGCTCGCACCCGGGCAGCCTGCGGCCGGATCGCCGCGCGTCAGCCGACGCGTGTTCCTGGCCGCAGGTGCCGCGATGGGTCTCGCAGCCTGCGCGCCGGGCCGCTTTGCCAACTACACCGATGCGCCATCGGACACGTCTTCCAGGTGGACGCCCCCGCCGGGTGCCCTGACCATCGACATGCATACGCACGCCGGGCGCGTGATCGTCTCGCGCGACCCCCAGATCGGCGCCAACCGGCTTTTCTTGCCGGTAGCAGAACCGATGCGAGCCGGGGGCATGAATGTGATCTGCCTCGCCATCGTGACCGACACCACCGCCGTGCACGTAGGCGCTGGCGGCAACCGTTTCGAGGCGTACCGCACCCCGGACCCGGGCGAGTTGTACCAGCTGGGCATGACGGAGTTTGCGCGCGCCCAGCGGTTGATCGAGCGGGAGCAGCTGCATGTGGTGACCGACGCCGCATCGCTGGCGGCCATGGGCACACACGGGCCGAGCGTCATCATCGCGTCAGAAGGTGCGGACTTTCTGGAAGGCCGCATCGAGCGCGTGGACGAGGCTTACACGCAGCACCGTCTGCGGCACCTGCAGCTGACGCATTACCGCGTGAATGAACTTGGCGATATCCAGACCGAGCCGCCGGTGCACGGCGGCCTGACCGATTTCGGCGCAGACGTGGTGCGCCGCTGCAACGCGCTGGGCATTGTGGTGGACGTAGCGCACGGCACGTATGACCTCGTCAAGCGTGCCGCGGCGACGACCACCAAACCGCTGGTGCTGTCGCACACGGCGCTGTCGAGGTCGCCCCGGCCGCGCAGCCGGCTGATTTCCGCAGACCATGCACGGGCAGTGGCGGACACCGGCGGCGTGATTGGCGTCTGGCCCAATGCGGCGGATTTTCCAAACCTCGACGCCATGGCGATGGGGGTCAAGCGCATGGCCGATGTGGTGGGCGTGGCGCACGTGGGACTGGGCACCGACATGCTCGGTTTTATCCGGCCGCCGGTGTTCACTAGTTATGCGCAACTGCCGGCGCTGGCCTCGGCGCTGCTCAAAGCGGGCTTCACGGTTGAGGAAGTCGGCCAGATCCTGGGAGCAAACTACCGCCGGGTGTTTGAGGCGACGATGGCTTGA